Proteins from a genomic interval of Ancylomarina subtilis:
- a CDS encoding PQQ-binding-like beta-propeller repeat protein encodes MKNLSLLICLVLFFSCTPKKKEVSQWRGENRTGIYDEPDLLTEWPENGPALLWEFNGVGNGYGSPVVSNDKLFVNGEIDSLAYLMAFDMEGKMLWKTEFGTDWMKNFIGSRSAPTVVDGLVYVASSMGDIACINTETGEKKWGLNMIDKFKGKNTRFGYSQSLEIDGDLVYCAPGGEEVNIVALDRFTGETKWTNKAFGEIPAYCSPTLLEFPTRNVLVTFSDNALFGLESQTGELLWSHMQDTLCDIHGNTPIYENGYLYYVAGCGNGTVKLQISKDGSQITEIWRNKQLDNIMGGAVKVNNRIYASGHRRKKWKAIDANSGEMVDSLKFGRGATIAANGFLYCYNEQGKVALVKTEPKMEIVSSFKVRKGTKEHFAQPVINKGILYIRHGNVLLAYDIKSQG; translated from the coding sequence ATGAAAAATTTAAGCTTGTTAATCTGTTTGGTACTGTTTTTCTCATGTACCCCGAAAAAGAAAGAAGTCAGCCAATGGCGTGGTGAAAATCGAACTGGAATTTACGATGAGCCTGATTTATTAACTGAATGGCCAGAGAATGGGCCTGCTTTGCTATGGGAATTCAATGGCGTTGGAAATGGATATGGTTCGCCAGTGGTTTCGAATGATAAACTTTTTGTGAATGGTGAAATTGACAGTTTAGCCTATTTGATGGCCTTTGATATGGAAGGGAAAATGCTTTGGAAGACTGAGTTTGGAACCGACTGGATGAAGAATTTTATTGGGTCGCGTTCGGCACCAACGGTCGTAGATGGTTTGGTTTATGTGGCATCCAGTATGGGCGATATCGCTTGTATCAATACGGAGACGGGTGAGAAAAAATGGGGCTTGAACATGATTGATAAATTTAAGGGGAAGAATACCCGATTTGGCTATTCACAATCTCTTGAAATTGATGGTGATTTGGTATACTGCGCTCCGGGTGGTGAAGAGGTGAATATTGTTGCCTTAGATCGTTTTACCGGTGAAACCAAGTGGACGAATAAAGCTTTTGGAGAAATTCCTGCTTATTGTTCGCCTACTTTGTTAGAGTTTCCTACCCGAAATGTTTTGGTTACCTTTTCTGACAATGCACTTTTCGGCTTGGAATCTCAGACAGGTGAATTGCTATGGTCTCATATGCAGGATACGCTTTGCGATATTCATGGGAATACGCCTATTTATGAAAATGGCTATTTGTATTATGTTGCAGGATGTGGAAATGGTACTGTGAAACTTCAGATTTCTAAAGATGGAAGTCAGATTACCGAAATATGGAGAAATAAGCAGCTTGATAATATTATGGGGGGAGCTGTAAAAGTGAATAATAGGATTTATGCTTCCGGTCATCGTAGAAAGAAATGGAAAGCCATTGATGCCAATTCTGGTGAGATGGTTGACAGTCTTAAATTTGGACGTGGAGCGACTATTGCCGCAAATGGATTCTTGTATTGTTACAACGAGCAAGGAAAAGTGGCCTTAGTAAAAACGGAACCTAAAATGGAGATTGTGAGTTCTTTTAAAGTGAGAAAAGGGACCAAAGAGCACTTTGCCCAACCGGTAATTAATAAGGGTATCTTGTACATCCGTCATGGGAATGTCTTATTGGCATATGATATTAAATCTCAAGGATAG
- a CDS encoding prenyltransferase/squalene oxidase repeat-containing protein: MNEKRKQLFQNLEQKILSLRNENNLWTGRLSSSALSTALAVFALWKYDKQKYKQQITHGLNWLVANRNADGAWGDTIRSQSNLSTTLISWATFSIVEEDEKFQEPIHEAEAWLKRRVGSLEPEMLSQAILDHYKSDQTFSVPILAMCAISGRLGENGWKLVPQLPYHLAIFPHRLFRWLKLSVVSYAIPALIAIGLVKSQHSKKNIFRRAVRATCRKRVLNVLKSKQPDNGGFLEATPLTAFVLMSMVHADYQELDICEKAAQFLSHSIREDGSWPIDTNLSTWVSSLSLNALSDASLSLIDSQSDMQANLLEQQYKKIHPFTRTKPGGWAWTNLQGGVPDTDDTSGALIALHRLSKDKGLALEAARNGISWLISLQNKDGGFPTFCKGWGKLPFDCSCPDISAHALKSFVIWRDEFDKKFQKKINKSLKKAVSYLKKAQLQDGSFQPLWFGNELGEHHQNPVYGTSIVLYGLAELQKSGYEGLNTMIEKAIRFLSMTQHHHGGWGGDKDLPPSIEETSLALRAMAACGKESLAHRAAECLMQIIPENLDEIKATPIGLYFASLWYYEDMYPLVFACSALKELD, encoded by the coding sequence ATGAATGAGAAAAGGAAACAACTTTTTCAGAACCTGGAACAAAAAATTCTTTCGTTAAGAAACGAAAACAACCTGTGGACGGGGCGATTATCAAGTAGTGCTTTGTCGACAGCACTTGCCGTTTTTGCTTTATGGAAATACGATAAACAAAAATATAAGCAACAAATTACTCATGGTCTGAATTGGCTGGTTGCTAACAGAAATGCTGATGGCGCCTGGGGTGATACCATACGAAGTCAGAGTAATTTGAGTACAACATTGATAAGCTGGGCGACTTTTTCTATTGTCGAGGAGGATGAGAAATTTCAGGAGCCGATTCATGAAGCAGAAGCCTGGTTGAAAAGACGAGTGGGAAGCTTAGAGCCGGAGATGCTTAGTCAGGCTATACTCGATCATTATAAAAGTGACCAAACCTTTTCTGTACCTATATTGGCTATGTGTGCCATATCGGGTCGATTGGGTGAGAATGGATGGAAGTTGGTTCCACAACTACCTTATCATTTAGCTATTTTTCCGCATCGTTTATTCCGTTGGTTAAAATTATCAGTGGTGAGTTACGCCATTCCAGCACTAATTGCTATCGGTTTAGTGAAAAGTCAACACTCGAAAAAGAATATCTTCAGACGTGCGGTTAGAGCGACCTGTCGAAAAAGAGTTTTAAATGTACTTAAATCTAAACAGCCCGATAATGGGGGATTTCTTGAGGCAACACCTTTAACGGCTTTTGTTTTGATGAGCATGGTACATGCCGATTATCAAGAATTAGATATTTGTGAAAAGGCGGCTCAATTCCTGAGTCATTCAATTCGTGAAGATGGCAGTTGGCCAATTGATACAAATCTTTCAACCTGGGTGAGTAGTTTATCCTTAAATGCTTTGAGTGATGCTTCTCTAAGTTTGATTGATAGTCAGTCGGATATGCAGGCGAATTTATTGGAACAACAATATAAAAAGATACATCCTTTTACCCGAACAAAACCCGGAGGCTGGGCATGGACCAATTTACAGGGTGGTGTTCCCGATACCGATGATACCTCCGGTGCTCTTATTGCTTTACATCGATTAAGTAAGGATAAGGGGCTTGCTTTGGAGGCCGCTCGTAATGGTATCAGTTGGTTAATCAGCTTACAAAACAAAGATGGTGGTTTCCCCACTTTTTGTAAGGGCTGGGGTAAATTGCCATTTGATTGTTCTTGTCCTGATATTTCTGCTCATGCTCTTAAATCATTTGTGATTTGGAGAGATGAATTTGATAAGAAGTTTCAAAAGAAAATAAATAAAAGCTTGAAGAAAGCTGTAAGCTATTTGAAGAAAGCTCAATTGCAAGATGGCTCTTTTCAACCTCTTTGGTTTGGAAATGAGCTTGGAGAGCACCACCAGAATCCGGTTTACGGGACTTCTATTGTTTTATATGGGCTTGCTGAACTTCAGAAATCCGGTTATGAGGGTCTCAATACGATGATTGAAAAGGCGATTCGTTTTTTATCAATGACTCAACATCATCATGGAGGTTGGGGAGGCGATAAAGATTTGCCACCGAGTATTGAAGAAACTTCTTTGGCATTAAGAGCGATGGCTGCTTGTGGTAAGGAGAGCCTTGCACATAGAGCCGCAGAATGCTTGATGCAGATTATTCCGGAGAATTTAGATGAGATAAAAGCAACACCTATTGGCCTTTATTTTGCTTCGTTGTGGTATTACGAAGACATGTACCCATTGGTATTTGCCTGTTCGGCTCTGAAAGAGCTGGATTAA
- a CDS encoding prenyltransferase/squalene oxidase repeat-containing protein — MTNCNQEILKALLKSKSLLSDEALREIQSFVSSQKCDTGGFKDRSGKPDLYYSVFAYTLAFVYDIELDIEKEFRFLKSFQNVQELDLIHAVCYIRCYLLLLLIQQKQKFGFKPEIRDFDSFLGKVLMKGLIKKVKKDCQALLELLETYKSKDGGYNHNKKQADQATVYASFLVWTLYQDLNEDEAVLNRITNQLDTLKCDDASFANDHSSQTGVTSATAAGLIMTANNDRNYDDSITYLKQNYTSRGGFKAASGLPIADLLSTSTALLALYMVGENLQDLSEKSIDFINLHWDESGGFFGSIADMTCDVEYTYYALLGIGILI; from the coding sequence ATGACAAACTGCAATCAGGAGATATTAAAGGCTCTTTTAAAATCGAAGAGCTTGTTAAGCGATGAGGCTTTGCGGGAGATTCAATCTTTTGTCAGTTCTCAAAAATGCGATACGGGAGGCTTCAAGGATAGATCGGGGAAGCCTGATCTGTATTACTCTGTTTTTGCTTATACTCTGGCTTTTGTTTACGATATTGAATTGGATATCGAAAAGGAATTCAGATTCTTAAAATCCTTTCAGAACGTCCAAGAGTTGGATTTGATACATGCAGTTTGTTACATTCGCTGTTATTTGTTGCTTCTATTAATTCAGCAAAAACAAAAGTTTGGTTTTAAACCTGAGATTAGGGATTTCGACAGCTTTCTGGGGAAGGTTCTGATGAAAGGTTTAATAAAAAAGGTGAAAAAAGATTGTCAGGCTTTGCTTGAGTTGCTTGAAACTTACAAGTCCAAAGATGGAGGTTATAATCACAATAAAAAACAGGCTGATCAAGCGACTGTTTATGCTTCATTTTTGGTTTGGACGCTTTATCAGGATTTGAATGAAGATGAAGCCGTTTTAAATCGAATAACCAATCAGCTTGATACCTTAAAATGTGATGATGCTTCATTTGCTAATGATCATTCTTCACAAACGGGTGTGACTTCAGCAACCGCTGCAGGTTTAATTATGACAGCGAATAATGATCGGAATTATGACGATTCTATTACATATTTAAAGCAGAATTACACGTCCAGAGGTGGTTTTAAAGCTGCTTCTGGTTTGCCAATTGCCGACCTTCTTTCCACAAGTACGGCATTATTAGCTCTTTATATGGTTGGAGAGAATTTACAGGATCTGTCTGAAAAATCTATCGATTTTATTAATTTGCATTGGGATGAGTCAGGAGGCTTTTTTGGAAGTATCGCCGATATGACATGTGATGTTGAGTATACATATTATGCTCTTTTGGGTATTGGGATACTAATCTAA
- a CDS encoding polyprenyl synthetase family protein, whose protein sequence is MILKNNNPSGGLGNSLPQSPDKLKQIRDLICDYTAERELIPPLQEEEVIFHSGELIKKHPELFLYQKLLAVMINNHSWRDIVSGIPFNRRILLLPKCIAHATECPAQFDELGLLCEQCGKCDIADITTRADELGYHTLVSEGTTTVSTLLGSGKVECVIGVGCLHSFEKSFPLAVKEAVPSIAIPLYNNDCKNSKVDKLWLDEILPIRKESNWYGWINIDALRSEVNSWFEKDQLAVYINGEDESSQIAIDWLAQGGKRWRPLIMLAVYKALMGSEAVMDECIQKLAVSIECFHKASLVHDDIVDEDHERYAQPTLHRQYDTPVAINVGDLILGFGYQFIAESGAKHIRKLLKIASYGHRDLAIGQGEELLWRRNKALLSVEDILKIFSLKTSPAFEVALQFGAIISDAGDEVMQVLTTYSSALGIAYQIKDDLDDFNLGNIDNAFNTIQPSLVTAIVNREHPDKMKVWFEDFQKGNDLCKKEIWKQTEIREGIKEAEQMLENYKLKALSSITDLKSPALKILLTRLLNKILNG, encoded by the coding sequence ATGATATTAAAAAATAATAATCCTTCGGGAGGATTAGGAAACAGTTTGCCTCAATCACCTGATAAACTGAAACAAATTCGGGATTTAATTTGTGATTATACAGCTGAAAGGGAACTGATTCCTCCTTTGCAAGAGGAGGAGGTGATTTTTCATTCGGGTGAATTGATTAAGAAACATCCTGAGCTTTTTTTATATCAAAAGCTTTTGGCAGTCATGATCAATAATCATTCGTGGCGCGATATCGTTTCAGGTATTCCGTTCAACCGACGTATTTTATTACTTCCCAAATGTATTGCTCATGCGACAGAATGCCCGGCTCAATTTGACGAATTGGGTTTGCTTTGCGAACAGTGTGGCAAGTGTGATATTGCTGATATTACGACTCGGGCGGATGAATTGGGTTACCACACGCTCGTTAGCGAAGGGACAACAACAGTCAGTACTCTTTTGGGATCGGGCAAGGTTGAATGTGTCATAGGCGTTGGCTGTTTGCATTCTTTCGAGAAATCTTTTCCCTTGGCTGTAAAAGAAGCTGTTCCTTCAATTGCAATTCCATTGTATAACAACGACTGTAAGAATTCAAAAGTGGATAAGTTATGGCTGGACGAAATTTTGCCAATTCGCAAAGAAAGCAATTGGTACGGCTGGATTAATATTGATGCGCTTAGGTCTGAAGTTAATTCCTGGTTTGAAAAAGATCAGCTTGCAGTTTATATAAATGGTGAGGATGAAAGTTCTCAAATTGCAATTGATTGGTTAGCACAAGGTGGGAAACGCTGGCGTCCTCTGATTATGCTTGCTGTATATAAAGCATTGATGGGATCAGAAGCTGTAATGGATGAATGTATTCAGAAACTGGCCGTTTCAATTGAGTGTTTTCATAAGGCGTCGTTGGTTCACGATGATATTGTTGATGAAGACCATGAACGTTACGCTCAACCAACTCTTCACAGGCAATATGATACACCTGTTGCTATAAATGTGGGTGATTTGATTTTGGGTTTTGGCTATCAGTTTATTGCAGAGTCAGGCGCAAAGCATATTCGAAAATTATTAAAAATTGCTTCGTATGGTCATCGTGATTTGGCTATAGGGCAAGGCGAAGAACTATTGTGGCGAAGAAACAAAGCCCTTTTATCTGTTGAGGATATTCTGAAAATTTTCAGTTTGAAGACTTCACCGGCTTTTGAAGTCGCTTTGCAGTTTGGTGCGATTATTTCAGATGCCGGGGACGAGGTGATGCAAGTTTTGACAACTTACAGTTCTGCATTAGGAATTGCCTATCAGATTAAAGATGATTTGGATGATTTCAATTTAGGGAATATCGATAATGCTTTTAATACCATTCAGCCTTCATTGGTTACAGCTATTGTCAATCGGGAACATCCTGACAAGATGAAAGTTTGGTTTGAGGATTTTCAGAAAGGGAATGATTTATGCAAAAAAGAGATTTGGAAGCAAACTGAAATCCGGGAAGGTATAAAAGAAGCTGAGCAGATGCTCGAGAATTATAAGCTAAAAGCTCTCAGTAGTATTACAGATCTGAAAAGTCCAGCCCTAAAAATATTATTGACTCGCCTCTTGAATAAAATTCTGAACGGATGA
- a CDS encoding Crp/Fnr family transcriptional regulator, translating into MENILFAYYERIFERKLSLDEKVFIKDSSKYESFKKKQLLFSSGDANTRHYIVEKGLLRLYIIDPSGKEFNILFAKENQVIGDLSTPLPTSFFLEAIEDSRVFSIDDDQFRKLTDNFSKITETLKRSYIFLQKRFISILSKTAEENYEELIAEYPDLVQRLPQYHISSYLGVTPVFLSQIMAKRARKK; encoded by the coding sequence ATGGAAAATATTTTATTCGCGTATTACGAAAGAATTTTTGAGCGTAAGCTTTCTCTTGATGAAAAAGTGTTTATCAAAGACTCATCGAAATATGAAAGTTTCAAGAAAAAACAACTTTTGTTTTCAAGTGGAGACGCGAATACCAGGCATTATATTGTTGAAAAAGGCTTGTTACGTTTGTATATTATCGATCCTTCAGGAAAGGAATTCAATATTCTTTTTGCCAAAGAAAATCAGGTGATAGGGGATCTTTCTACTCCATTACCAACCTCCTTCTTTTTAGAAGCTATTGAAGATAGTCGTGTTTTTTCGATTGATGACGATCAGTTTAGAAAATTAACGGATAATTTCTCAAAGATTACAGAGACATTAAAGCGGTCCTATATCTTTTTACAGAAACGCTTCATTTCCATTTTATCAAAAACGGCCGAAGAGAATTATGAAGAACTTATTGCTGAATACCCCGATTTGGTACAGCGTCTTCCACAGTATCATATTTCGTCTTATTTAGGAGTTACACCTGTTTTTTTAAGTCAGATTATGGCAAAAAGAGCAAGAAAGAAATAA
- a CDS encoding ATP-binding protein, translated as MTKKIFICGCEKDGKIEKESVERLIQSLEEKNIGYTYIEDLCGTVLKNPDDLESLFTAEDALVFGCQSRAMQNLIGNSGKKVQENRTEYYHIDDKDGNKLVESVRTDNPKALKIKYADEWNPWYPVIDYERCNGCRKCLNFCLFSVYSVEDDGSVVVSASANCKDMCPACARVCPQNAIIFPKHADSPIDGGEGEMLSGDNVLEQIQNDDVYSVLSARRNNFKVSLLKKEQLKMAEEERKNCSTTEEVEEKACDCNCNCKTEIEPDCACKDEDSDKNCCC; from the coding sequence ATGACTAAGAAAATATTTATTTGTGGTTGTGAGAAAGATGGTAAGATTGAGAAGGAATCTGTAGAAAGATTGATTCAGAGTCTGGAGGAGAAGAACATCGGCTACACCTATATCGAGGATCTTTGTGGAACGGTACTTAAAAACCCTGACGACTTGGAGAGTTTATTTACAGCTGAAGATGCCCTTGTTTTTGGTTGTCAGTCTCGTGCCATGCAGAATTTAATAGGCAATAGTGGGAAGAAAGTTCAAGAGAATAGAACAGAGTATTATCATATAGACGATAAGGATGGCAATAAGCTTGTTGAATCGGTTAGAACAGATAATCCTAAAGCTCTGAAAATTAAATATGCCGATGAATGGAACCCCTGGTATCCGGTGATTGACTATGAGCGTTGTAATGGTTGTCGAAAATGTCTTAACTTTTGTCTCTTTAGTGTTTATTCTGTGGAAGATGATGGATCGGTTGTGGTCTCAGCATCGGCAAATTGCAAAGATATGTGCCCGGCTTGTGCTCGTGTGTGTCCGCAAAATGCAATTATTTTCCCCAAGCATGCCGATAGTCCAATCGATGGGGGTGAAGGAGAAATGTTATCAGGAGACAATGTTTTGGAACAAATTCAGAACGATGATGTGTATTCGGTTTTAAGTGCTCGACGCAATAATTTTAAAGTTTCTCTTTTGAAAAAGGAGCAACTGAAAATGGCTGAGGAAGAAAGAAAAAACTGCAGTACTACAGAAGAAGTAGAAGAAAAGGCTTGTGATTGCAATTGTAACTGCAAAACGGAGATTGAGCCAGATTGTGCATGTAAGGATGAGGATTCGGATAAAAACTGTTGCTGCTAA
- a CDS encoding radical SAM protein: protein MILKLGNRIMRQVDFRLLWKLGYNLGWKGMRTVAKHKKRLKKGELFPAFLMISLTDNCNLNCQGCWVSINNKSQGMDVETLNNVIESGKKKGSYFFGLLGGEPLMYPHLFDVIEKHSDCYFQLFTNGTLLSDEYAQRMRKLGNVSPLISVEGLKDVSDVRRGANDVYGRTMKGIEASVNNKLFTGVATSVCKSNFKELVSEDFVNACIEKGVHYLWYYIYRPVGARPTTELALSEEEILELRQFVVDIRVKAPLMIIDTYWDEKGKALCPGAIGLSHHINPFGDIEFCPPIQFARENIGNGKDLDGVIENSTFLRNMRTRISDKTQGCILLDDPEYLNTILKDTEAYDSSNRNASFQELSQMRPCAGHHIPGKEIPEKSFVYRFAKKYSFFGFGAYG, encoded by the coding sequence ATGATTTTAAAATTAGGGAATAGAATAATGCGACAGGTGGACTTCCGATTACTTTGGAAGCTTGGCTATAACTTGGGATGGAAAGGCATGCGCACTGTGGCAAAGCATAAGAAACGATTGAAGAAGGGTGAGTTATTTCCTGCGTTTTTAATGATTTCATTAACCGATAATTGCAATCTGAATTGTCAGGGCTGTTGGGTGAGCATCAACAATAAATCCCAGGGGATGGATGTTGAAACCCTCAATAATGTGATTGAATCGGGAAAGAAAAAGGGATCGTATTTCTTCGGACTTCTGGGAGGAGAACCTCTGATGTATCCCCATCTGTTTGATGTGATAGAGAAGCATTCTGATTGTTACTTTCAGCTGTTTACAAACGGAACCTTATTGTCCGACGAATATGCTCAGCGTATGCGAAAATTAGGAAATGTATCTCCACTGATTAGTGTTGAGGGATTAAAAGATGTTAGCGATGTTCGCCGGGGAGCCAATGATGTTTACGGCCGAACGATGAAAGGCATCGAAGCCTCTGTGAATAATAAGTTGTTTACCGGGGTTGCGACTTCGGTTTGTAAATCGAATTTTAAGGAATTAGTCAGTGAGGATTTTGTAAATGCATGTATCGAAAAAGGAGTTCATTATTTGTGGTACTATATTTACAGACCTGTTGGAGCGCGCCCAACAACAGAACTTGCTTTGTCCGAAGAAGAAATTCTGGAGTTGAGACAGTTTGTGGTTGATATTCGTGTGAAAGCCCCCCTGATGATTATTGATACCTATTGGGATGAAAAAGGGAAAGCATTATGTCCCGGAGCCATTGGTCTGAGCCATCATATTAATCCTTTTGGCGATATTGAATTTTGCCCACCCATTCAGTTTGCCAGAGAAAATATTGGGAATGGAAAAGATTTGGATGGCGTGATTGAAAATTCGACTTTCCTAAGGAATATGCGGACTCGAATCAGTGATAAAACCCAAGGTTGTATTTTACTTGATGATCCTGAGTATTTAAACACAATATTGAAAGACACTGAGGCTTACGATTCGTCTAACAGAAATGCGAGCTTTCAGGAGTTAAGCCAAATGCGCCCATGTGCCGGGCATCATATACCGGGTAAGGAAATTCCGGAAAAAAGTTTTGTTTATCGCTTTGCTAAGAAATATTCTTTTTTTGGATTCGGAGCCTACGGATAA